The Chitinophaga niabensis genomic interval GGCTTACTTATAATTACAACAATAAGTACTTAGTAAATTTTTCTGGAAGAAGAGATGGTTCCAGCCGTTTTGGGCCTAATTTCCGCTTCTCCAACTTTGGTGCGGTAGGTGCTGCATGGCTCTTCACCAACGAAGAATTCATGAAAGCATATCCAGCCATCAGCTATGGTAAATTGAGAGGAAGTTATGGAATAACAGGGAACGACAAGATCGGGGACTATAAATACATCGATTCATATACCTCTTATATTTATTATCCTACTTATAAAGATTCAGCGGCCTTTACACCCACCAGCCTGTTTAAACCAGACCTGCACTGGGAAAAGAACCTGAAGCTGGAAGTAGCGCTGGAACTAGGTTTCCTGGAGGATCGTATCCTCTTCACAACAGCATGGTACCGGAACCATTCCAGCGACCCGCTGGTTGATTATCCTTTGCCCCTCACTACCGGTTTTAGCAGCATCACTGCCAACCTTCAGGGTGTGTTATTGGAAAACAGTGGTTTTGAATTTACGCTGAATACCACCAACATTAAAAGCAAAGATTTCAACTGGACGACCAATTTTAACTTCACTGTTCCGAAGAATAAATTGCTGCGCTTCCCTAATCTGAGCCAGACGAGTTATGCTTCAAGATATGTAATAGGGCAACCGCTTAACCTCATTTTCGTGAGTAAGAACCTTGGTGTGGATCCTCAAACGGGATTGTATACCGTGGAAGATCTGAACAAGAACGGCACCTATCAGGTATCGGCAGTAAATGGCGATCTGCAGCCGCTCTTTAATACAGATCCGAAATATTTCGGAGGTATGCAGAATAATTTCAGCTATAAAGGTTTTCAACTGGGGGTTTTCCTGCAGTTCAGCAGTCAGATGGGCAGGAACTGGTTGGCTTCTCTTACTACTGCTAACTTTGCCTCTGTACCTGTTGGTGGTTTACAGAATGTGCCCTATATAGCACTCAACCGCTGGCAGAAACCTGGTGATGTAACACCTTATCAGAAATTCACAACCAATGGTACGATCCCTGCAAATGGTTTAACTGGATGGACTTCCGCCAATTCCTCTAATGCAACTTATTCGGACGCTACCTATCTGAGATTAAAAACAGTATCCATGTCCTATGATCTTCCAGGCAATTGGTTGAAGAAGATCAAAATGCAGAGTGTGAGGGTATATGCGCATGCGCAGAACTTGTTCACTTTCGCCAGGAACAAGGATAGCGATCCGGAAACCACCTTCATGTTCAGGATCCCGCCACTAAAAACTATCACGGCCGGTATACAAGTGAATATCTAAATTGATCAATTGAAAGAAATGAAACGATATAAAATATTAATTGCAGGGGCATTGATGCTAACGACTGTTGCGGCCTGCAACAAATTTGTAGAGGTACCCTTACCCATCACCCAACTGAATACATCTGCTGTATTTGCAGATGATGGAAAGGCGAACTCCGCAGCACGTGGTATTTATGCCAGTACACAGTTCGCTTTGGGAACGGGGCCTTTTTCCGGAGGATTGACCACTAATCTTGGTATAGCATCTGATGAGTTCGTAAAGCTTACCTACTCTGCAGATGAACAGCAATTCTTCGAATTCAAATTAACCAATACAAACGGAAACGTTAGTAGTGTATTGTGGGGGCCATTGTACAATATGATCTACCAAACTAATGTTTTACTGGAAAATGTAGAAAAATCGCCCGGTGTTACACCCCGAACTAAAGATCAATTATTGGGTGAAGGTCACTTCCTCAGAGCATTGAACTATTTCTACCTGGTGAATTGTTTTGACTCTGTGCCCTTGTTGCTTACATCGGATTACCGCGTTAATGCATTGGCACCCCGGAGTGCGCCAGAAAAAGTATGGAAACAGATAGAAGAGGACCTTTTGTTTGCACAGGAAAAAACAGGCGAAGCTTATACAAAAGAAGGTATTCGCATCCGCGCCAATAAATGGTCAGCCACTGCATTGCTGGCAAGAGTCTATCTGTACAGGAAAAACTGGGCAGAAGCAGAAAAACAAGCCAGCGCAGTGATTAACGTAGGCCCTTATAAACTGGATTCCCTGAACGGGATCTCCTTACTCACTTCTCCTGAAGCGATCTGGCAGATAGCCCCTGCCGGTGCAAACCTCTATGTTTATGAGGCCAGCAAGTTAACCGGCAATGCTACTCCCACCACCAATGTGCCATTTCGTTTAAGTACCTGGCTGCTGGCTTCTTTTGAAGCTGGCGACCAACGCAGGATCAAATGGACAAAAACCGGCGCAGACGGATTTCCCGGAGTGCAGAAATACAAAGTATTCGGCAACACACAGGCAGGTGCAAAAGCAGAAGGTTCCATTATGCTGCGATTGGCAGAACAATATCTCATCCGCGCAGAAGCCAGAGCACAGCAGGATAAACTTGCAGAGGCCATTACAGACATTGATTCCATTCGTTACCGCGCCGGTTTGCCATTGATCAAAAATACCAACCCTGGTATCAGCAAAGCAGACCTGCTGCAAGCCATTTACAAAGAGCGGTTTACAGAATTATTTGGAGAACTCGGCCATCGCTGGTTGGATGTTAAACGTACCGGCCAGGCAGACGCTATTTATAACGCACACAAAACAGGCTGGAACACTACTAACCTCATCCTCCCTATCCCACTGGGCGAAAGGCAAAAAAATCCCAATCTCAGCCAAAATCCCGGTTACGAATAAGCAAAAAAAGAAAACAATGAAACAATTCATCATCATCATATCTCTCCTGACGCCATTCATGAGTTTCGGGCAACAAAAGGAATACCACCTGAAAGGGCATATCAGCAACTGGAAAGGACAGGATTCCATAGCCCTCATCTATGTAAAAGATAACCAGATAGCGATCGACACGATCATTGTAACAGACGGCCGCTTTGAGATCAAAAAGGATTTCAAAGAACCGATATCGATCGGCCTCCGTTCCATGCGCCCAATGAAAAAGAATGAGATCGCTGATAACAAACGTTTCTATTTGGAACCAGGTTTAATTTTACTGGAAGGAACAGATTCTGTTAAAACCAGCATCCTTAAAGCCCACCGGGTGAATGTAGATAACCAGGAACTGGAAAATGCTACCTCGCCGATCCTGAAAAGACTGGGAGCATTGAGGACAACCGCTATGGCTACGCCAAAGGAAAAACGGGAAGAACCAGCGTTCAAAGAACTGGAAAAAGAGTACGCCGCCTTGCAGGATTCTGTTAAACAGGTAAACATCCGTTTCGTAAAGGAACATCCGAAGTCATTCATTTCCCTGGTAGCGATTAATCAACTCGCCGGGGCCACAATGAATTATTCAGTAACCGCACCCCTCTTTGAAAAGCTCGACCCATCCCTGAAACAATTTCCTACAGGTAAAGAACTGGCGGGAAGACTGGAAGTAGCGAAGAAAACGAAAATAGGTACTGTGATGCCTTCCTTTACTTCACTGGATACTGCGCGCAATGAACTCCATCTGAATGATGTAGTGAGCAAAGGAAAAGTAACCCTGGTAGATTTCTGGGCCAGCTGGTGTGCTCCCTGCCGTGCAGAAAATCCAAACGTGGTGAAAGCCTTCAATTCTTTCCATTCTAAAGGTTTTGAGATCATCAGCGTATCCCTGGATGATAATGCACAACGCTGGAAAGATGCGATCGTGAAAGACGGCATGCCCTGGTACCACGTATCCGGCTTAAAGAAATGGGAGGAACCTGTAGCTGTATTTTTTGGCATCAATGCAGTGCCGGATAATTTCCTGCTGGACGCCAAAGGAAGGGTAGTGGCACGTGGCCTCAAAGGAGAAGCCCTGTATAAGAAGATAGAAGAGATGACCCGCTAAGCAATAATATCTGAATGGAAACCGCTGGTTCTAAGGAGCCGGCGGTTTTTATGTTGATGGGAAGAATATTAAATAAAGAAGCCGCCTTTTATTGCAGAGGCGGCTTCTTTTTAATTAACCTTGTTTTCTCACATATTTCGTAAGGATCACAATCACCTGCCCTTCTATCTTACCTTCGATCTGTTCTGTATTCTCTTCTACTAATTTAATGTTCTTCACCACAGTGCCCATCTTAGCATTAAGGGTAGAACCCTTCACATCCAGTGATTTAGTTAAAATGACGGTATCGCCTGTTAGCAGTTGATTGCCATTCGCATCTTTATGAAGGTCTACTGTGCCATCATTTTCATGGTCCCCGGTAGCTTTAGCCCAAGCCAGTATTTCATCTGCGAGGTACATCATATCCAGGTTCTCCATAGCCCAGCTTTCCTGTTTTAAACGGTTCAGCATCCGCCAGGATACCACCTGTACACCCGGCACCTCACTCCACATGGTTTCTGATAGAACACGCCAGTGATTACTGTCTAATTCTTCCTTCTTGTCTATTTGCGCCAGGCATTTCGAACAGATCAGGATGCTGTTGTCTGGATTATTGCTCGTTTCGGGTGGTACCTCATACGTTTTAAGCGTGGTTTCGCTTTGACAAAGCTGACATTTGTTACTCATCATATTACTTTAAAAATGTCCGCTAAGGTAAGCATATCATTCCAATGGTCCACATAGGCTTGACATAGGCTTAGGATAGGGCATTCGTATACTTAAAGGGCGTTTTGCGACAAGTTAATCAGCAGTCAGACTTTTAGCCGGATTAGCCAAAGCTGCCTTAATGGAAAGGAAACTGATGGTAAGTATAGCAATGGACACAGCTATTAGCCCTGAAACCAGGAAAACCATCCAGCTTATAGTAGTCCGGTAAGCAAAATCATCCAGCCATTTACTCATGGCGTACCATGATACAGGAACAGCGATCAGGATAGCAATAAGTACCAGGCGGATGAAGTCTTTCGTAAGCAGGCTGATGATACTGCTCACACTGGCCCCTAACACCTTCCGCACACCTATTTCACGGGTTCGTACCTGTGCAGTATAAGCAGTAAGCCCCAGTAACCCCAGGCAGGATATTAGAATAGCAATGGCAGCAAATGAATTGAAGAGCATGCTTCTCCCCTCTTCTGCCTTATAAATATCATTGAATACCTGGTCCATAAAAGAATACTGAAAATCTATGCCAGGATTATGTTTATCCCATATTGCCCTGGCGGCAGCTACCGCTTTTGCAGCATCTTTACCGGTTGTTCTAACAAATATTGAATTGTTCAGCTGAGGTTTGGAATAAAATACAGCCGGTTGTATCTCTTTTTTTAAGGAGGCAAAATGGAAATCCTTCACTACACCTATAATCGTTCCTTCCACTTCCCACAATTTAAATCGTTTCCCCAAAGGATCTTTGATCCCTGTTTGTTTCACGGCAGTTTCGTTCAGGATGTAGTGATTGGAATCAGCAGGGGTGCCGGAGAAATTACGGCCTTCCAGTAATTGCAGCTTAAAGAAAGGAATAAATTCTTTGTCGACGCTTAAAGGATACATCATTAAAGTCTGGTCTGCCCCTTTCCCATCCCATGAATTGCTGCCACTTTGTGCGCCCAGCATGGCAATATATCCGTTTGCCTGTGTTACACCTGATACACCCGGTGCATTCATTAATTGGTTCCTGATGGCCTCTGCATGTTCATTGGCATCGCGGAGCCAGAAGGAGAACACATGTGTTTTATCATAACCCAGGTCTTTCGTCTGGATATATTTTAATTGCTGACCGATAATAATAGTGCCCGTGATCAATGCTACTGAAATAGTGAATTGGCTTACCACCAGTACCTTGCGGAAGGTAACTCCCCTGATGCCGGAAGATACTTTCCCTTTCAACGCCCTGATAGGATCAAAAGAAGATAGCAGCATAGCAGGATAAATACTGGAGGCTGCCAATGTTCCCAGCCCTGCTAATAATATCACCATCCAGATATGATAGTCCGCAAAATTGATAACCATTTCCTTTCCTGATATTTTGTTGAACAATGGCAGCGATACATAGATCAATATCAGGCTCAGTAATAGGGAAAAGAGGAAGAGGATGGCTGTTTCTATAATGAACTGGAAAAATAACTGAATGCGCATAGCGCCAAAGATCTTTCGCATGCTCACTTCCTTGAAACGAAGCATGGATCGGGAGGTGGACAGGTTCACATAATTAATGCAGGCAATGATCAGGATCAGCAATGCAATAATAGTGAAAGTACGCACCGTGCTTATGCCGCCATTAGTACCATCTGCCTGGTACAAATGCATATTCTCTATTTTCTGCAACAGGTATTTAATGTCCGTGTCTTTAGGCCGGTTGGCAAGATGTATGGAGCGGAGTTTATCTGAAAGTGTATTGGTATTTGTGCCGGGTTCCAAGAGCAGATAAGTAAAGAAATTATATTCATCCCATTCCTCGTTGATGCTTCCTTTCCTGGTTGCGTATTTGAATTTGTTGATCAGTTCTATGGGAAAGAACATATCTCCCTGGATGCTCGAATTCAGCGGAAAATCTTTGATGACACCACTCACAGTATAGCTTTCTTTATTATCTCCCAGGATCACTTTGCCGATGGGATCTGCATCGCCAAAATAACGTTTGGCTGTTTTTTGTGTAAGCACCACGGTATGATCATCGGTAAAAGGACGCTTACTGTTTCCGGCAATCAGCTTAAAATCGAATATTGAAAAGAAGGAGGGATCAACAAGGAAAGTATTTTCTTCAATGAATACCTTTTCTCCGGCTCTGTAATTGGCATGGAAATAGTTATTTGTGATGCGTGCGAATGCTTTCACTTCCGGCAACTGTGTTTTACCAGATAGGGCAATGGGTGCATTGGTCACCGTCCAGATCTGTACACTGCTGCCGGTACCCACACGGTTCTGCAAACGGTAGATCTGATCAGCCTGCTGATGGAATTTATCAAAGCTCAATTCGTCCTGCACCCATAGCAGGATCATAATGCCAATAGCTAAGCCGGCCGTTAATCCTGTAATATTAACCAGCGAATAGAATTTATTCTTCAGCAGATTGCGCCAGGCTGTTTTGAAATAATTTGCGAACATACCTTTCCCGTTGAGTGACGAAGGTACCGAACAAGAAAAGGGCCAGCAAATAAAGGCTTGATTATCAATAGTAAATAATTCGGAACTGTTCGTTTTTGATACACACAGCGTCCGCTTCTGTACTTACCTGTTTTCTGTTCATAGTAAAGCTAAAGTGTTCCGTGCCAATTAATAAGTTTCCGGAAGGAACTGTGAAGAGGAAGATATTGTCGCCGGCTTTTACAAAATACAAGGTATAGGTGTTGGTGCAGCAGGTGTACTGCCAATGTAGGTGCGTTCTTTAGCACCTATCGTGGAACCAGGTAGTAACAGTATGGAGAAGCGGGCTTCACCTTTTTTTATTAAACATCCTGCTATTAATGGCTTGTAAAATTGATTTTCACCATCTGCGGCCATTTCTTGATGAAGTGCCTCAGGTAACATTGATCAGGGGGCCTTCATCTTGTGCTTTGAGTGTACCAAACGGGCTGACAGGTAATCCCTGTTCCCGCAGGAGACCTTCAAACTCTTCAATACCTTCCGGTGCAACTGCCACCAATAATCCACCACTTGTCTGCGGGTCGGCGAGTACATATTTCTGTGTATCAGAAACTGCTCCTATTTTCTGGCCATAGCTGCTCCAATTCCGTTGTGTACCACCGGGGAAACAATTCCTTTCCAGGTAATAAGGGAGGGACGCGATCATTGGTACTTTATCAAATTCAATAGTGGCAGATAAACCACTGCCTTCGCACATTTCAGCCAGATGCCCCAGTAGACCGAAGCCGGTAACGTCTGTCATGGCTTTTACACTGTCCAGTGCTGCAAATACTGCCCCCGCTTTATTAAGGGTTGTCATGCTTTTTACAGCCAGTGCTGCATCTTCCGGAAGCAACAGTCCTCTTTTTTGTGCTGTGGAAAGTATGCCTACTCCCAGGGCTTTGGTTAGATAAAGCCTGCATCCTGCTGTGGCAGTTGAATTCTGTTTTAGTTGGGGAATGTTTACGATGCCGTTTACTGCCAAGCCAAACACGGGTTCCGGGCAATCGATGCTATGGCCTCCCGCCAGTGTGATACCGGCTTCTGCACAAATGGCCCTGGACCCTTCCAGCACTCTTTGGGCAGTTTCGGGAGGCAGCTTTTCGATAGGCCAGCCGAGTATAGCTATGGCCAGTACTGGTTTCCCGCCCATCGCATACACATCGCTGATTGCATTTGCAGAAGCGATCCTGCCAAAGTCAAAAGCATCATCCACAATGGGCATAAAGAAATCTGTAGTGGAAATAAGTGCGGAGCCATTGCCGAGGTCCAATACTGCTGCATCGTCCCTTTTATCATTGCCTACCAGCAAACGTGGATCGGCAGGCATGGCTACTGTGCTATGAAGGATCTTATCAAGGATGGCAGGGCTGATCTTGCAGCCGCAGCCTGCTCCATGGGAATATTGTGTGAGCCTTATTTCTTCGTTCATATGATTGTTGCTTCTGTATGTACAAAATCCAGGACCTTTCCTGCATTTTTTATGAAATCATTATTTTCAAGTTCTATCGGGAATACCTGGCTGGCGTGCCTTCTGGATAAGCCGGTACGATAAGTCTTATCATAATAGACCAGCACGAGTTCTATGAATTCACTCATACGCCCTTCCCGGATGGCGGCTACTGCATTTTTTGTTTGTTCAGGTCCCAGGCGTTTATGGATACGTTCCGTACATTCTACCAGGAAATCTTTGTCCAATACGCCGTATTCCTGTACCAGCGTTTGTACCCTTTGTGCATCAGGGACCTTTAGGTCGATCAGTATGGCAGCTTCCATCTGGTTCCATAAAGGTTTTGGGATAAAGCGTTTTCCTATGGTCAGGCTTTCGTCTTCTATCCATATTTTTCGTTGCTTATCCAGTTTTGCCAATTGATCTGCCAGGTTGTTTTCAAATTGTTCCTGTGTAGGTTGTACCAGTTTATTCATTGTGCCATAAGAAGAACCCTGGTGCTGTGCAATTTCTTCCAGGTCTATCATTTGTTCTCCAAGGGCCTGCATCTGATGGAGGATCTTTGTTTTGCCGGAACCGGTCTTTCCGCCTAATACTACAAGCGGATACTTTGCTTCAAATTGTTCCAGCGCCCATCTGCGATAACTTTTATACCCGCCTTTTACCAGGTATACTTCAAAACCATAGAGGTCCAGTGCCCAAGCCATAGCACCACTGCGCATGCCACCACGCCAGCAATGGAGCGCTATTTTTTTTCCGGGAGCTATTTCAAGGGCTTGCCTTACAAAGCCAGACCACTTATTACCTGTGAGGTCAAATCCCAGCAGAATAGCAGCTTCCTTTCCCTGTTGTTTATATGTGGTACCTACTTCCACCCGTTCTTCATTACTGAATATGGGAAGATTAAATGCACCAGGCATATGCCCATGTTCAAATTCTGCGGGTGTGCGTACATCTGCCAGCGGAATATTTCCCTGCCATGCAATAAGATCTTTTATGGTAACCGCACGTATCATGCGTGAATATTAATTAAAAATTATTGAATAGTTCCTTTCACCCTATACCCGCAAACCTTAAATCCTGCTTTCAGTAAAGTGGCCTTTGAACGATGATTGCTGATATTACACCGGGCAGCAGGTACCCTTTTCAAAAGGTAAGCTTCTTTCTTTAATTCCTGTACGATCAGGCTGCCCAAGCCCTGCTGCCGGTAAGGCTCTTTTACCTGCATATAGATATCTATGTACGGCATATTGTAACTCCATACAAAGCCTCCGCTGGCTACTATTTCACCATTCCTTTCCAGTACATAAGTGCTGTCGTCATCTCCCATTTCATCCTTTTCCTCCCTTTTGCGGAATGTGACGCCGGGTATAGTAAGCGTACTGGTATGATCTTCTTCAAACAAGACAGCTTCTGCCTGTATGTTAGAGCTGAAAGCATATAACATGGAAGTTAACAGGGGATCATTCGTTTGACATTCAATGAGCGTAGCGCCACATGCTGCATGAAAATAGGGAAAGACCAGGTGTGCAGATTTTCTATAGGTAGGAAGGAGATAAAATTCAAAGATCGTATCCCTGTCTTCCCTTTTGTTTGTTCCCCAAACGGCACCGTAACCTATCTCTACTCCATCCGATGTAAAGAGGTAGGTATCCGCCCAGCCAAAATCATGGCACTTGTTGCAGACGAATTGAAAATTGCTTTCGTGCAGGAATAAATCCCTAAGCGGCTGAATGGCTTCGAGGCTGCATTTGATCACCTGTGTTTCCATATGAAATCAAGTTAAGCTTTTTATTATATTAGCAGCATGGAACAGCTGATCATATCTGCGGTAACCGCTATCTTCAATGGCGCCGATGAGCGTAACTGGCTCAAAGTACAACAGGCCATGACGGAAAATGTATACCTGGACTATTCCTCTGGGCCTTCCGGGAGAAGCGATGAAAAGGATCTAAGCTTCTTTTTCAAACAGGCTTTCAATCAGTTTAATTTCTTCCGTATACATTGTTTTCTTCCGCTTGCCGAAGTACAACGTGTTCTCCATTACGTTAGTACCCTGCCATACCTCTTTCACTTTTCCTGCCTTCAATTCATTACGGCATAAGAAATCCGGGATGATGGCAAACCCTTTTCCTTCACTCAGGCAGCGCACAATCGAACATTTGTTAGGCACAATATAATTAGGCTTGAAATCAGGGTGTGTGTTGAAGTTCATATGCCAGAACTTCCGGAGGTTCTCTACATCCCCCGCAGAACTATACCAGATCTGCTGTTTTAACCACTGTGCTGCTTCCGCGAATTTCTTTGCTTTGATCAGCTTCTCAAACTCTTTACTATCCTGCTTTGCACCGCCTACCAGGATGATGCGTTCCTTGGAGAAAGCTTTGTATTCCAGGTTCTGCTGGTTACCTTTTTGCGGTGTAATAATGAGGTCCAGCAAACCTTTATCCAGGTCTTCCTGCATCTCCGTATATTCTCCGAATTTGATGATCACGTTAAATGGAAGTGTGGAAATGTATTGCTCCAGTGTGAACTGAAATGTTTCCAGGCACATCCCCACACTGATCGTAGATTTATTGGTTTCCGAACTCTTATGGAAATGCTCTTCTGCCAGTTCCAGTTTGTTCACTGCCTCCAGGATATAATTATATAACACCTTCGCCCGCTCTGTAGGTACCATTTTACGGGCCGCCCTGTCGAACAGCTTATATCCCACATAAGATTCCAGGGAGTTCAAATGCAGGCTCACACCGGGTTGAGAGATATATAAGGCTCTCGCGGAAACTGTAAGGGAGCCGGTTTCATAGATCGTTTTAAAGGTTCTGAACCACTCAAGACTAATCTGCATATCATCAGTTTTATGATACAAAGGTACTATTTTACTTATTATGATAATAATTGAAGAGGGACTAGTTTTGCAGATGTAAAATCAAAAACATCATGCAACAAGGAAATATGGCAGCGGTGCTTCCAGCTCCGGCGCCAGCAAAAAAAGGCCTGCCTCCTGCGCTGTGGGCCTTAACGATCAGTGCTTTTGCTATAGGAACAACAGAGTTTGTAGCTGTGGGTATATTGCCCACCATTGCGCAGAGCCTCCAGGTGAGTGTGTCTTCTGCCGGATTTTTAGTGAGCATCTACGCTTTGGGTGTAGCCATCGGAGGCCCCATCCTTACAGCCTTCACCAGCAATTTGCCCAAGAAACCTTTACTGGTTTCCCTGATGGCCTTATTTGTATTAGGGCATATCCTTTCAGCCATAGCCCCTACTTTCACCTTTTTACTCATTGCCCGTTTTATTTCAGGTTTTGCACATGCGGTATTCTTTGGCGTGGGAGCTACTATTGCAGCCACATTGGTGGCGCCGGATAAAAAGGCTACCGCTATCGCCATCATGTTTGCCGGGTTAACGATTGCCATTATTGTAGGAGTTCCCCTGGGAACCTTTATAGGACAACACTTCGGCTGGCGTGCCACTTTCATTGGTGTAGCCCTTTTGGGAATTATTGGATGCCTGGCCACCATGTTACTATTACCGAATAATCTCAAAAACGGGCAACCATTAAAACTGAAAGATCAGCTGAAAGTATTGGGGAATAGCCATATCCTTTTAGTATTAGCGATCACGGCATTTGGCTATGGCGGTACTTTTGTAGCCTTCACTTACCTGGCCCCGCTGTTGGAAAAGATCACCGGATTTTCGTCATCTTCTGTCAGCCTGTTATTATTGGTGTATGGTGTAGCCATTGCCTTAGGGAACGTGGTAGGAGGAAAGCTCTCTAATACCAATCCCGCAAAAGCATTGATAAGGATGTTCGCTTTACAGGTGATCGTATTATTGATCTTTTCCTTCACCGCCTGGTTCAAAGTAGCCGCTGTGATCACTTTATTCTTTATGGGAGGTTTATCATTCTCCACCGTGCCAGGTTTGCAATTATACATTGTGCAACTAGCAGAAAAGTATTTACCCGGCACAGAGGATGTGGCGTCTTCCTTAAACATATCCGCTTTTAACCTGGGTGTTGCTTTAGGCGCATATGTGGGAGGAGTTGTAGTGGATGCCGCAGGACTTGGTTTGCAGGCTACGCCATGGGTAGGCGCATTGATCGTTTTATTGGGAGGAGTGCTCACAGTGGTGAGTTATAAAAAATTAGCCTAATTTCAATCCCCAAATGACCCATTCATCAGATACGATCAGGACCGTTAACGTGACCCGCTACGTCACACCACTTCGCGAAGGAGGCTCATTGCCTGCTATCGCAGAAGCAGACGATGGTTTTTTATATGTGCTCAAATTCCGTGGTGCAGGCCAGGGGATCAAAGCCCTCATTGCTGAATTGATCGGAGGAGAAACAGCCAGAGCGCTGGGCCTCAAAGTACCGGAACTTGTTTTTGCCAACCTGGATGCTGCATTTGGCCGTACGGAACCGGATGAAGAGATCCAGGACCTGAACAAAGCCAGCGTGGGGCTTAATCTCGCGTTACATTATCTCTCCGGCGCCATCACATTTGATCCCACTGCATCTACTGTAGATCCTGCATTGGCTTCAAAGATCGTATGGCTGGATTGCTTCCTCACGAATGTGGACCGCACACCCAGGAATACCAATATGCTCATGTGGAACAGGGAGC includes:
- a CDS encoding MFS transporter, whose amino-acid sequence is MQQGNMAAVLPAPAPAKKGLPPALWALTISAFAIGTTEFVAVGILPTIAQSLQVSVSSAGFLVSIYALGVAIGGPILTAFTSNLPKKPLLVSLMALFVLGHILSAIAPTFTFLLIARFISGFAHAVFFGVGATIAATLVAPDKKATAIAIMFAGLTIAIIVGVPLGTFIGQHFGWRATFIGVALLGIIGCLATMLLLPNNLKNGQPLKLKDQLKVLGNSHILLVLAITAFGYGGTFVAFTYLAPLLEKITGFSSSSVSLLLLVYGVAIALGNVVGGKLSNTNPAKALIRMFALQVIVLLIFSFTAWFKVAAVITLFFMGGLSFSTVPGLQLYIVQLAEKYLPGTEDVASSLNISAFNLGVALGAYVGGVVVDAAGLGLQATPWVGALIVLLGGVLTVVSYKKLA
- a CDS encoding HipA family kinase; the encoded protein is MTHSSDTIRTVNVTRYVTPLREGGSLPAIAEADDGFLYVLKFRGAGQGIKALIAELIGGETARALGLKVPELVFANLDAAFGRTEPDEEIQDLNKASVGLNLALHYLSGAITFDPTASTVDPALASKIVWLDCFLTNVDRTPRNTNMLMWNRELWLIDHGAALYFHHSWSNWEEQSKRPFVQVKDHVLLPWATELDVADAACRAVLTKERIHAIVSLIPDEWLLANEQVTSAEEGRKVYEQFLESRIASSEIFVKEAQHARAALI
- a CDS encoding LysR family transcriptional regulator, whose amino-acid sequence is MQISLEWFRTFKTIYETGSLTVSARALYISQPGVSLHLNSLESYVGYKLFDRAARKMVPTERAKVLYNYILEAVNKLELAEEHFHKSSETNKSTISVGMCLETFQFTLEQYISTLPFNVIIKFGEYTEMQEDLDKGLLDLIITPQKGNQQNLEYKAFSKERIILVGGAKQDSKEFEKLIKAKKFAEAAQWLKQQIWYSSAGDVENLRKFWHMNFNTHPDFKPNYIVPNKCSIVRCLSEGKGFAIIPDFLCRNELKAGKVKEVWQGTNVMENTLYFGKRKKTMYTEEIKLIESLFEKEA
- a CDS encoding GNAT family N-acetyltransferase, with product METQVIKCSLEAIQPLRDLFLHESNFQFVCNKCHDFGWADTYLFTSDGVEIGYGAVWGTNKREDRDTIFEFYLLPTYRKSAHLVFPYFHAACGATLIECQTNDPLLTSMLYAFSSNIQAEAVLFEEDHTSTLTIPGVTFRKREEKDEMGDDDSTYVLERNGEIVASGGFVWSYNMPYIDIYMQVKEPYRQQGLGSLIVQELKKEAYLLKRVPAARCNISNHRSKATLLKAGFKVCGYRVKGTIQ